From a region of the Mycobacteriales bacterium genome:
- a CDS encoding acetyl/propionyl/methylcrotonyl-CoA carboxylase subunit alpha, producing the protein MFETVLVANRGEIACRVIKTLRAMGIRSVAVYSDADAEARHVREADVAVRLGPAAARESYLSIEKVVQACLDTGAQAVHPGYGFLAENADFARALEAAGIVFIGPPVHAVEVMGDKISAKQTVSAAGVPVVPGRSVPGMTDDDLYAAALEVGFPVLLKPSAGGGGKGMHLVEAEPELRAAIERARREAASSFGDDTLFLERFVDTPRHIEVQVLADGHGNVVHLGERECSLQRRHQKVVEEAPSALLDAATRARIGASAVETARSVGYTGAGTVEFIVPAASPDEFFFMEMNTRLQVEHPVTELVTGIDLVEQQVRVAAGEPLPFTQDDITLTGHAVEVRVYAEDPARGFLPTGGRALLVREPGDVRVDSSLVEGGVVGTTYDPMLSKVIAYGRDRAEALARLDGALSRTAVLGVGTNTAFLRALLAHPDVVAGRLDTGLIDREVAGLVDVPVPAEALAAFAMDRLARLTPTGALVDPWDLPTSWRPSGPAEMAWDLVVAGARHTVAVRGSARAAAVRVDGGEPVAVRAAVRGRELALTVDGVTTTFLVAHEGDVVHLGRGGAAWALSEAQRVGKAGASASHSGDVLSPMPGSVVAVHVTEGEAVTAGQSLLVVEAMKMEHTLTAPFDGTVTELRARTGDQVKVDQLLAIVEPVTP; encoded by the coding sequence ATGTTCGAGACAGTCCTGGTCGCCAACCGCGGTGAGATCGCCTGCCGCGTCATCAAGACCCTGCGCGCCATGGGGATCCGCTCGGTCGCTGTCTACAGCGACGCCGACGCCGAGGCCCGCCACGTGCGCGAGGCCGACGTCGCAGTCCGCCTCGGTCCGGCCGCAGCCCGCGAGTCCTACCTGTCCATCGAGAAGGTCGTGCAGGCCTGCCTCGACACCGGCGCGCAGGCGGTCCACCCCGGCTACGGCTTCCTCGCCGAGAACGCCGACTTCGCCCGGGCCCTGGAGGCCGCGGGGATCGTCTTCATCGGCCCGCCGGTCCACGCCGTCGAGGTGATGGGCGACAAGATCTCCGCCAAGCAGACGGTCTCCGCGGCGGGGGTTCCCGTCGTACCCGGCCGGTCGGTGCCCGGGATGACCGACGACGACCTCTACGCCGCGGCGCTCGAGGTCGGCTTCCCCGTGCTGCTCAAGCCGAGCGCCGGTGGCGGCGGCAAGGGCATGCACCTCGTCGAGGCCGAGCCGGAGCTGCGGGCCGCGATCGAGCGGGCCCGGCGCGAGGCCGCGTCGTCCTTCGGCGACGACACGCTCTTCCTCGAGCGCTTCGTCGACACCCCGCGCCACATCGAGGTGCAGGTCCTCGCCGACGGTCACGGCAACGTCGTGCACCTCGGCGAGCGCGAGTGCTCGCTGCAGCGCCGCCACCAGAAGGTCGTCGAGGAGGCGCCGTCGGCGCTGCTCGACGCGGCCACCCGCGCGCGCATCGGGGCCTCTGCGGTCGAGACCGCGCGGTCCGTCGGCTACACCGGCGCCGGCACCGTGGAGTTCATCGTCCCGGCCGCGAGCCCCGACGAGTTCTTCTTCATGGAGATGAACACCCGGCTGCAGGTCGAGCACCCGGTCACCGAGCTCGTCACCGGCATCGACCTCGTCGAGCAGCAGGTGCGGGTCGCGGCCGGCGAGCCGCTGCCCTTCACCCAGGACGACATCACCCTGACCGGCCACGCGGTCGAGGTCAGGGTCTACGCCGAGGACCCCGCTCGCGGCTTCCTGCCCACCGGCGGCCGGGCGCTGCTCGTGCGCGAGCCCGGCGACGTGCGGGTCGACTCGAGCCTCGTCGAGGGCGGCGTCGTCGGCACCACCTACGACCCGATGCTGTCGAAGGTCATCGCCTACGGCCGCGACCGCGCCGAGGCGCTGGCCCGGCTGGACGGCGCGCTGTCGCGGACCGCCGTCCTCGGTGTCGGCACCAACACCGCCTTCCTGCGCGCGCTGCTCGCCCACCCCGACGTCGTCGCGGGCCGGCTCGACACCGGGCTCATCGACCGCGAGGTCGCGGGTCTCGTGGACGTGCCCGTCCCGGCGGAGGCGCTCGCGGCCTTCGCGATGGACCGGCTCGCGCGGCTCACCCCGACGGGCGCGCTCGTCGACCCGTGGGACCTGCCGACCTCGTGGCGACCGAGCGGTCCCGCGGAGATGGCCTGGGACCTCGTCGTCGCGGGCGCCCGCCACACTGTCGCGGTGCGCGGCTCGGCTCGCGCCGCCGCGGTCCGCGTCGACGGCGGCGAGCCCGTCGCGGTCCGCGCGGCCGTGCGGGGTCGCGAGCTCGCGCTCACCGTCGATGGCGTGACGACGACCTTCCTCGTCGCGCACGAGGGCGACGTCGTCCACCTCGGACGAGGCGGTGCGGCCTGGGCGCTGTCCGAGGCGCAGCGGGTCGGCAAGGCCGGTGCGTCGGCGAGCCACAGCGGCGACGTGCTGTCGCCCATGCCCGGCTCCGTGGTGGCGGTCCACGTCACCGAGGGGGAGGCTGTCACCGCAGGGCAGTCGCTGCTCGTGGTGGAGGCGATGAAGATGGAGCACACCCTCACCGCTCCCTTCGACGGGACGGTCACCGAGCTGCGCGCGCGCACCGGCGACCAGGTCAAGGTCGACCAGCTGCTGGCGATCGTCGAGCCGGTGACCCCGTGA